A stretch of DNA from Anopheles nili chromosome 2, idAnoNiliSN_F5_01, whole genome shotgun sequence:
TGGCGGTAGACATCAATGGATCGATCGAGGCACTTCCGCTGGCAAAATGTCTTGCCGGCACGGTGCCACCGGGCAATTGACCGGCCGCAGGTACGGTGGAATATGCGTAGTGTCGCGAAACTGGTGCGGCATTTTGGAATGTTGTGTTTCGTTCGAGCTCGGCCGCTGGAGGCGAAGGTGGTCCGTTCGCACCTGACGGTTCCTGGTACAGTATCGACGCGTCCCAGCACGCTTTACCGTTTAAATCACGAAGCAGCAAACGAACCTGTCGGCTTGCCGTCAGCAATCCCGCCGTTACACCGCCGCCTGGTAGCTTCAAAGCCGGCAGTTCAATGAAGCTTGCGACCAGCTCGGGACCAAGCATAAGCAGCTGCACGTTTGGAGAAGCCAGCACGTGTTCCATCGCGTCGACTCGACCACCCGCGATGGAGTTCTCTCGTTGTAGCGTTCCACCTGTGGTAGAACCGGTCGTAGCAGGTGTTGGAACCGTTGGAACCGTTGCCATCAAATCGTCCTGCTCATCCACCAGCGAGCTGAGCCGCGTTGCACCGATACCCATCGGGAAGTGTCCGAGATTGGTGATGAGATGCATTGCGACCGTTTTTGCGCACAGCCGGATCGCCGACTGACAGTTGGCAATCGATTCCGAGGTCTGGTATGCGCCGGCTTCACCGATTCCACCGTTGCTGCTCTCCCGCACGTCGTCCACCGTGATACACGAGTCAAAGTCTTCGTCGGTGGTGAACAGCTTGATGCGCTCTCCATTCTGCATTCCGGTGGCGATTTTGAACAGAATCCGAAAGACAACCAGTATAAGAGATTCCGCTGAGTCATGATGTTTCGGTTGCTGCAGCGTGCGCACGGAGAAAGACATGCACAGCTCCCCCAGTGTAAGCAGGAGCGACGTTAGGACGGTCTTGTCCGATTCCTTCGGGTGTGGCACGTTGTGGATGTCCAACGAGAGACACACCGTGTCGATAATCAGCTGAGGAAGGCGTTCGATTTGCTCGATCCTGGCTCCCTGCTCGGCGCAAAGTTTCAGCGTTTCCGAAGCCAGCCGGGCGATGGTGTGATGCTTGAACTGAAGCGCCTGTAAAATAACCTGGAAAGCCTCCCGTATGCGTGGATTCACGGCATAAGCCGGCAACTGCTCCCAGCCCGATCGGTTACCACCGTGATGGGGCTGTTCGCTGGAATGATGTGGAACTTTTTGCTTAAACGGACCCTCTCCGTCGGTGctctgatgttgctgctgttgtgggtTGGGATTGGTAAGATTCTGTAGAATCCACTGGCCGAGTGAGGCGATCGCAATACAGCGTGCTTTAGCGGTCGGTTCGCGACGGGCACAACGCAGCACTACATTCAGCACGTGTTCCTGCAAATCGGGACATTCCATCAGATCGATATGTGGCTCGGAGGGCTGCAAAACCGGTCCCGGTAAAGATGTGCGCGGAAAGCAGAGAAGTGATCCAAGCAACCCAGCCACCTGTGCCCGGGGAGCGTGAGAACCCGTTTCAGAGGAAGTCAGCACGACGGTCGAGGCGTGTACCAAGTCGAGCAACAGCAGAGTATGACCGGGAAGCAGCAAACTCAGGAACCGTGGCCCACCGAGATAGCGCAAAGCGGTGTAAGCCATTGCGCGGTCTTCACCCGTAAGGGCTTGATGTAGGGCATGATAGAACAGTGGCAGCTGATTGTTTCCGAGGCTAGCACCACTTTGCACGATCGTGCACAGTAGTTGCATGGCGTACAGTTTGCCTTGGGCGTATTGAGCATCGAGGGCAAGAGCGCCATAACACCACGGAGCCACCAACGCGATGGGAGGCACCAGATTCGTACCGTTTGTACCCGCTGTTGGCGTCGCAGTATGTCCACCTCCATCAAGGGCGATGCCCTGGTTCATCCGAATCTTTATCAGACTCTCCGTCATGCTAACCAGGTACTGGTAGACCTGCGCGTGCAGTTTCGGGTTGAGAATTTTGTTCACGTCCCCGAGCGCTCCCAGCATCCGACGCCACATTACGGCTGCTACATCCGGCAGCCATCCGCGGGCTGTGCCACCTGCAAGAATCGATCGGCGATCCGCGGTCATACCACCCATTGACGAGGTGGACCCTCCAAACGATTGTGGATCATCTTGCGTGTCGATGCTGGAACTATCCGCTGTCAATGCGTCCGCTATCTGCATTGGTGAATCCTTGATCGAGCCGCTCTCGATGCCACTCGACGCCGTCGGTGAAGGACTGCGTGATCCACCACCTTCACAGCTCGCTCCAGCTCGATGATGCTCATGGTAGCCATCCCCGTCTAgatggtccttttttccggcATCACCGGGAGGTCGAACGGAATCTAGCGACAATGCCCGCCGAATGATACCACCGGCGGTTCCTTGCACCTCGCTGTCGATCGGAACCTCGGTACACTCGGAAAATGAAGCCATCTCAAGATTCTCACTGCTAATACTCAGGAATGTTGACGTGTTGGAAAGTAGCCGGGAAAAGGAGTGATCGGCGGGAAGGTGTTGCGGTTCCGCCGTTGCCCTCTGTTCACGCGTGTTGTTTCCCATTATCAAACCTAGCCCGGCATTGCGCAAACGGCGGCGAGTGCGTGACTTCCGGAACGTCGCTGAGATGAGGCTTCCTTCACTGTAGCTTCTGTTGAGCGACGGTGTTCCAGGGATGCTGCGGTTGCTAGTGATTCTTAACCCTCCCGACGTCGTCGTGCCGGTTAACGCTTGTGGACCGCCACTATTTGACCGGTCATCGTCCAGAGCAGCTTTACCCTGGCCACTCGCACCATTAAGTTGAGCATTCCCACCGGTTGTTACGCCATGCGGACCAGCAGATGCGCTAACGTTGCTACCATTGGTAAATGTTATATCATGCAATCCCGCACCGTGTCGATCAGCTGTGTTCGGTGCACCACCAGAGACTTCTCTGCCAGTCGCCCCAGAGCGACCGCTTTCGCTCGTCGTCCAGTTGGATGGTGTGCCTCGCTTGCGTTTTCCCTTCTGCTCGGCCAGCCGATCCAGGGGCAGATCGGACAAATTGATATTGTACACCTGCCGGGCGAGGACGCGTGTTAATGTTTGCATCGTTTTGTCCCATTCCACGATGAGTTCTTCCCGGTGTGTTAGCGAGGAAAGCACCTTAAGGAACTTGTCCCACAATCCCGCGTTGACCGGGACGTTCGTGTGCGCTCGGATCCACGTGACGATCAGCGTCTGGAAGATGGGCTGCGCCAACCGCCCACCGagattatttttcttcgcattCGGTGGCGAATTCTGGAGTATGACGGAGGTCACCTGCAGCAGgacgagcagcagctgctccCACGTTTTGCCTTCCATGCGCGTTTTCATGACCATCGTGCGATAGATGTTGAGCACGCGTTTACAGATGTCCGTCTGTTCATCCAACGGGGTTGCGTACCCATCCGCGTTCGTTTTCGACTGAAAGTGCAGGTTCAGGTGGGCCGTATTGACCATAAACACGTTCACCGCGTTTGTCACGAATACCTGCAGCACGTTCTGCAACCCCGCACGAATCGAACCATTCTCCTtggtcatcatcatcgcaccGAGGTAGGAATCGGTTCGAAGTCTTTGGCTTCCGGGTCGTATGCTCCCAGTGACCGGAGCGGCGATTGTGtctgtggtggtggtggtggccaccGTACCACCGGGAGATCCTGCTCCCAACGGTACTGGTTCCAGGTCGGGTTCTAGCAGGAACGGTGGCGGAGGAATACTGCTCATCCAATCGCGATAAACGGAGATAGCGATCCGCATAGCCTCGATCTGTGATTTGGAGGTGAACGCCATGAGAAATGCCTGCCGGTAGATCTCGTGCACAAAGTTGATCGTCTCTCGACTCGAGTACAGCACGTCCCGGACGAGCTGCGTCTGCGTGTAGCCCATGTGGCGTAGGTTGGATAGCAAGCTGGCGTGGTCCAGCGATCCGCCACCAGCAGCGGCACCTGGTTCGTCCTCGATCGAGAGGAGCTGCTCTAGCTTGCTGTTCACGTGCCGCTCATGCGTGTACTTTGCGATCCAGATTATGAGCACGACCACGCACGAACTCATCACCTCTTCTCTCTTTGAAACGTTCCGGATGACGGGCAGGTCAAGTTTCGGCTCGTAGACGGACGTACTGTAGTCAAACGACGGACAGAACACGGGCAGGTACTGTTCACGGAATTTCGTCAGCAGGAAGTTGAACGTCCGGATGTGGCGCTGGGGACTGTTGTCGCGCCATTTGAGACATCCGCAGGATTGCACCATGCAGTCCAGCAAAATTTCAAGCCCATCCCGCGGATCTGGTGCCGCCGTACGTTCGCTCGAGCTGGGCGGAATGAGGGGTTGAATTTCGGGTGACTTTACCGGATGCGTCGCAGTGGTATCGTGGAACACGGATCCACCCAATTCACCTTTTAAGTTCGGGTGATTGAGCAGATCCGTCGTTATAAATTCACTGTCGGATGGACCAGAACCAGGATGGGAGTTTTTGCCACGTTGTGGCACTGTTAATCCCGGCACGAGTTCCGTGAACATTCCGTGGACGAAGGGCGGTGCATTATCACCGAGTGCTTGGTACCAGAGGAGAAAATACTTCACACCTTCACGGCGTAGCTTTACGCTGTTGCCATAGTGGAGCAACTTCGCCAGAATGCGACCAAGCGAATGACACTGCCATCGTCGTTGCACCAGTTCTGGTAGAAGGCAGAGTATTTTGCTCAGCAGCCATAATGATCCGTCCAGCTCCTCACGGTGTGTTTTGTGAACTGCGTAAAAAGGTAAATTAATTgcgaaaaaaacagacaagaTATTAGAAAGCAGTATTATTAGCACGCAGTGTGTCAGTCAACGCACAAAAATTGTCTCATTGAAAATTAACGGAAAACGCTACAACCAACTTTAGAAAAATACACTAAACGAAACAAGAATAGCTCCTTGTCGATCTGCTGTCAGGTTAGGGTTTTCTATGGGATTCAGTTTTAGAAAATAAGCTGACAAAAACATATTATTTATAGCAGTGAATCATtacattttcatattttcatccATCTTTACATCTAGCACTTCTCATATATTGTGTCAGC
This window harbors:
- the LOC128731897 gene encoding probable Rho GTPase-activating protein CG5521, whose product is MFTKKANIDLKKSTQKIQDSKKDSAARLRHLKTILEHVDSDEAKNLFEANYSHVYYILYDTFVQAEANLKQRELSFHIVHKTHREELDGSLWLLSKILCLLPELVQRRWQCHSLGRILAKLLHYGNSVKLRREGVKYFLLWYQALGDNAPPFVHGMFTELVPGLTVPQRGKNSHPGSGPSDSEFITTDLLNHPNLKGELGGSVFHDTTATHPVKSPEIQPLIPPSSSERTAAPDPRDGLEILLDCMVQSCGCLKWRDNSPQRHIRTFNFLLTKFREQYLPVFCPSFDYSTSVYEPKLDLPVIRNVSKREEVMSSCVVVLIIWIAKYTHERHVNSKLEQLLSIEDEPGAAAGGGSLDHASLLSNLRHMGYTQTQLVRDVLYSSRETINFVHEIYRQAFLMAFTSKSQIEAMRIAISVYRDWMSSIPPPPFLLEPDLEPVPLGAGSPGGTVATTTTTDTIAAPVTGSIRPGSQRLRTDSYLGAMMMTKENGSIRAGLQNVLQVFVTNAVNVFMVNTAHLNLHFQSKTNADGYATPLDEQTDICKRVLNIYRTMVMKTRMEGKTWEQLLLVLLQVTSVILQNSPPNAKKNNLGGRLAQPIFQTLIVTWIRAHTNVPVNAGLWDKFLKVLSSLTHREELIVEWDKTMQTLTRVLARQVYNINLSDLPLDRLAEQKGKRKRGTPSNWTTSESGRSGATGREVSGGAPNTADRHGAGLHDITFTNGSNVSASAGPHGVTTGGNAQLNGASGQGKAALDDDRSNSGGPQALTGTTTSGGLRITSNRSIPGTPSLNRSYSEGSLISATFRKSRTRRRLRNAGLGLIMGNNTREQRATAEPQHLPADHSFSRLLSNTSTFLSISSENLEMASFSECTEVPIDSEVQGTAGGIIRRALSLDSVRPPGDAGKKDHLDGDGYHEHHRAGASCEGGGSRSPSPTASSGIESGSIKDSPMQIADALTADSSSIDTQDDPQSFGGSTSSMGGMTADRRSILAGGTARGWLPDVAAVMWRRMLGALGDVNKILNPKLHAQVYQYLVSMTESLIKIRMNQGIALDGGGHTATPTAGTNGTNLVPPIALVAPWCYGALALDAQYAQGKLYAMQLLCTIVQSGASLGNNQLPLFYHALHQALTGEDRAMAYTALRYLGGPRFLSLLLPGHTLLLLDLVHASTVVLTSSETGSHAPRAQVAGLLGSLLCFPRTSLPGPVLQPSEPHIDLMECPDLQEHVLNVVLRCARREPTAKARCIAIASLGQWILQNLTNPNPQQQQHQSTDGEGPFKQKVPHHSSEQPHHGGNRSGWEQLPAYAVNPRIREAFQVILQALQFKHHTIARLASETLKLCAEQGARIEQIERLPQLIIDTVCLSLDIHNVPHPKESDKTVLTSLLLTLGELCMSFSVRTLQQPKHHDSAESLILVVFRILFKIATGMQNGERIKLFTTDEDFDSCITVDDVRESSNGGIGEAGAYQTSESIANCQSAIRLCAKTVAMHLITNLGHFPMGIGATRLSSLVDEQDDLMATVPTVPTPATTGSTTGGTLQRENSIAGGRVDAMEHVLASPNVQLLMLGPELVASFIELPALKLPGGGVTAGLLTASRQVRLLLRDLNGKACWDASILYQEPSGANGPPSPPAAELERNTTFQNAAPVSRHYAYSTVPAAGQLPGGTVPARHFASGSASIDPLMSTAIGLPVTHGPRHTLRHRPVHQLPVAKDLAPDLDQLDDLLQYIGYTSPECLDSSEVPLNTAGPSPLGAALEGQTISIILNQRTIEAEAVARQNASTAGQPCVERSSSSGNTSFPTIVNSSGYGSYSTGLSYSDESGTSTITRAATALRQQQQQQLERNDAAMKPFQLGRILFNQLGLAGWERRKRTHLLQRTDKLLRELRNLDNQKCRETHKMAVIYVANGQEDKGSILRNACGSSTYEMFVSALGWEVELESHIGFLGGLPRQGCGQTAPYYATPFLEVIYHVSTRMPSDTPEAILNKTRHLGNDEVHIVWSEHNRDYRRDILPTEFCDVLIVIYPLKSGLFRVTVNKKPDVPWFGPLSDEMVVGGACLASLVRASAINASRAKRSSLSLYQQYYEERNRSIDTVALRHRENSTFEEFTARIFSPIAPQSTKPGAGGPGGLGGTSIAAGTNAPAPLAAALIDHHSRVPSKTWIHHPEMVATAREVTQQTLASVSLDQPSPRPLRKLHHPFKAAPKGKPGQHAPASSGQASTAVAYGAGANTGMNVPGVGGGTPPESPTLPGRRLK